A genomic segment from Nematostella vectensis chromosome 6, jaNemVect1.1, whole genome shotgun sequence encodes:
- the LOC5520933 gene encoding sideroflexin-1 isoform X1: MESARLPSGRIDLDKPRYDQSTYMGRAKHFFTVTDPRNILRSAKELEESKQLLIKYRRGEEPKGTSDEQVWWAKKTYESAYHPDTGETMFILGRMSAQVPMNMTITGCMMTFYRTTPAVLFWQWINQSFNAVVNYTNRSGDSLLTNKELSIAYALATGGAITVALGLNYATRGAPPLIGRFVPFAAVAAANCVNIPFMRQREIFHGIPITDKDGNRIGESKAAARKAIASVVFSRIGMAAPGMFLPPFVMNHLDSKPFMKRLPWLASPIQVLLVGFCLVFATPLCCAIFPQQSSIAVSHLEPELQAKIREKYGDSLDAVFFNKGL; the protein is encoded by the exons ATGGAGTCGGCAAGGCTTCCTAGTGGCAGAATTGATCTGGATAAACCCCGATATGACCAAAGCACTTATATGGGAAGGGCCAAGCACTTTTTCACCGTCACAGATCCAAGGAACATTCTACGCTCAGCTAAAGAGCTTGAGGAATCCAAACAGCTCTTGATTAAGTACAG ACGAGGGGAGGAGCCTAAGGGCACCTCGGATGAGCAAGTTTGGTGGGCAAAGAAGACATATGAATCTGCATATCACCCTGATACTGGGGAGACTATGTTTATTCTGGGACGGATGTCAGCACAAGTCCCTATGAATATGACCATTACTGGTTGTATGATGACTTTTTACAG GACTACCCCAGCAGTATTATTTTGGCAATGGATTAACCAATCTTTTAATGCAGTAGTTAACTATACAAACAGAAGTGGAGATTCCCTGCTCACAAACAA GGAGTTATCTATAGCATATGCACTTGCAACTGGTGGAGCTATAACTGTAGCACTTGGATTAAATTATGCAACAAGG GGGGCTCCTCCCCTCATCGGAAGATTTGTACCATTTGCAGCAGTTGCAGCTGCAAACTGTGTCAACATCCCATTCATGCGTCAAAG AGAAATCTTTCATGGAATCCCCATCACAGATAAAGATGGGAACAGAATAGGAGAATCTAAG GCGGCAGCAAGGAAAGCTATTGCTAGTGTTGTTTTCTCAAGAATAGGCATGGCAGCACCTGGAATGT TCCTCCCTCCTTTTGTTATGAACCACTTGGATTCTAAACCTTTTATGAAG AGACTTCCATGGCTTGCATCGCCAATTCAAGTTCTCCTAGTTGGGTTTTG TCTGGTTTTTGCTACACCATTATGCTGTGCAATCTTCCCACAACAGAG CTCGATTGCTGTCAGTCATCTTGAGCCAGAACTACAAGccaaaataagagaaaaatatggtGATTCACTAGATGCAGTATTCTTCAATAAAGGACTATAG
- the LOC5520933 gene encoding sideroflexin-1 isoform X2, translated as MESARLPSGRIDLDKPRYDQSTYMGRAKHFFTVTDPRNILRSAKELEESKQLLIKYRRGEEPKGTSDEQVWWAKKTYESAYHPDTGETMFILGRMSAQVPMNMTITGCMMTFYRTTPAVLFWQWINQSFNAVVNYTNRSGDSLLTNKELSIAYALATGGAITVALGLNYATRGAPPLIGRFVPFAAVAAANCVNIPFMRQREIFHGIPITDKDGNRIGESKAAARKAIASVVFSRIGMAAPGMFLPPFVMNHLDSKPFMKRLPWLASPIQVLLVGFW; from the exons ATGGAGTCGGCAAGGCTTCCTAGTGGCAGAATTGATCTGGATAAACCCCGATATGACCAAAGCACTTATATGGGAAGGGCCAAGCACTTTTTCACCGTCACAGATCCAAGGAACATTCTACGCTCAGCTAAAGAGCTTGAGGAATCCAAACAGCTCTTGATTAAGTACAG ACGAGGGGAGGAGCCTAAGGGCACCTCGGATGAGCAAGTTTGGTGGGCAAAGAAGACATATGAATCTGCATATCACCCTGATACTGGGGAGACTATGTTTATTCTGGGACGGATGTCAGCACAAGTCCCTATGAATATGACCATTACTGGTTGTATGATGACTTTTTACAG GACTACCCCAGCAGTATTATTTTGGCAATGGATTAACCAATCTTTTAATGCAGTAGTTAACTATACAAACAGAAGTGGAGATTCCCTGCTCACAAACAA GGAGTTATCTATAGCATATGCACTTGCAACTGGTGGAGCTATAACTGTAGCACTTGGATTAAATTATGCAACAAGG GGGGCTCCTCCCCTCATCGGAAGATTTGTACCATTTGCAGCAGTTGCAGCTGCAAACTGTGTCAACATCCCATTCATGCGTCAAAG AGAAATCTTTCATGGAATCCCCATCACAGATAAAGATGGGAACAGAATAGGAGAATCTAAG GCGGCAGCAAGGAAAGCTATTGCTAGTGTTGTTTTCTCAAGAATAGGCATGGCAGCACCTGGAATGT TCCTCCCTCCTTTTGTTATGAACCACTTGGATTCTAAACCTTTTATGAAG AGACTTCCATGGCTTGCATCGCCAATTCAAGTTCTCCTAGTTGGGTTTTGGTAA
- the LOC5521039 gene encoding ornithine aminotransferase, mitochondrial, with protein MIRISARSLSRGVVGLRALSTTTPFSSKLSPEQVFEREEKYGAHNYSPLPVALAKAEGIYMWDVTGKRYIDFLAAYSAVNQGHCHPRIVKALQDQAGILSLTSRAFYNDVLGEFQEFVTKLFGYDKVLPMNTGVEGGETACKLARKWAYKVKGVPQNQAKIVFAENNFWGRTLAACSSSSDPSCYTDYGPFMPGFALVPYNDLAALEKSISDPNTAAFMVEPIQGEAGVVVPDAGYLKGVRDLCDKYNVLFIADEVQTGLGRTGRRLCVDHDNVRPDMVVLGKAISGGLYPVSCVLADDQVMLTIKPGEHGSTYGGNPLGAKVAMEALRVLEEEKLSERSAELGKVFLSAMQKLNPNVVELARGKGLMNAIVIKPSDDCNAWKVCLRLRDNGLLAKPTHDHIIRFTPPLVITEDQLQESIGIVKSTVESFA; from the exons ATGATTCGAATCTCGGCGCGTTCGCTCTCACGTGGAGTTGTAGGCCTACGGGCTCTCTCGACCACGACACCTTTTTCATCCAAACTCAGTCCCGAGCAAGTATTTGAACGAGAAGAAAAGTATGGCGCTCATAACTACAGCCCTTTGCCAGTGGCACTAGCAAAAGCAGAGGGGATTTACATGTGGGATGTAACGGGAAAACGATATATCGATTTCCTCGCTGCATACTCCGCTGTAAATCAAGGACACTGCCATCCTCGTATCGTAAAGGCCCTGCAAGACCAGGCGGGCATCTTGTCGCTGACTTCCAGAGCGTTCTATAACGACGTCTTGGGGGAATTTCAGGAGTTCGTCACTAAATTATTCGGATATGACAAAGTTTTACCAATGAATACTGGAGTTGAAGGGGGAGAAACCGCTTGCAAGCTCGCCAGAAAATGGGCATACAAAGTGAAAGGTGTTCCACAGAACCAAGCGAAAATTGTGTTCGCGGAGAACAATTTCTGGGGAAGAACATTGGCAGCCTGTTCTTCATCATCTGATCCTTCTTGTTATACGGATTATGGCCCTTTTATGCCAGGTTTTGCGCTAGTGCCTTACAATGACTTAGCTGCTCTTGAG AAATCTATCAGTGACCCCAATACTGCAGCCTTCATGGTGGAGCCAATCCAGGGCGAGGCAGGTGTAGTAGTGCCTGATGCTGGTTACCTGAAGGGCGTACGTGACCTGTGTGACAAATACAAT GTCCTGTTTATTGCAGATGAGGTACAGACTGGCTTGGGTCGGACTGGAAG ACGTCTATGTGTGGATCATGATAATGTTCGACCTGACATGGTTGTTCTCGGCAAGGCAATCTCTGGTGGATTATACCCG GTGTCCTGTGTTCTCGCTGATGATCAGGTCATGCTGACTATCAAACCAGGAGAG CATGGCTCAACATATGGTGGTAATCCGCTCGGTGCCAAAGTAGCCATGGAGGCCTTGAGG GTTTTAGAGGAAGAGAAGCTATCTGAGCGATCTGCTGAACTTGGCAAAGTATTCCTGTCAGCAATGCAGAAGCTCAACCCCAATGTTGTTGAGCTGGCGAGAGGCAAAGGTCTCATGAACGCAATTGTTATCAAGCCTTCAGATG ATTGTAATGCATGGAAGGTATGCTTGCGACTTCGTGATAATGGACTTCTGGCCAAGCCCACTCATGACCACATAATCAGGTTCACACCCCCTCTGGTCATTACAGAGGACCAATTGCAGGAGAGCATCGGCATCGTTAAGAGTACTGTTGAGTCGTTTGCTTAG
- the LOC125568071 gene encoding solute carrier family 23 member 1-like — MDKSNTQPQNNSNTPSPSNEIQAEKRRNAFGLTYAVDENPPWYACIVLGFQHYLTMLGGTLTIPFILSGPMCFSNNPLVVAEVLSTMFFVSGITTLLQTTLGVRLPIIQGGSFSFLSPTFAILSLPQFKCPAGTVTGESNISSNATTVDSGDWRIRMREIQGAIMISSMFQIFIGFSGIVGFLLRFIGPITVAPTITLIGLSLFHVAAEHAGNHWGVAFTTVALITIFSQMLTNIEVPLPGYRFKKGFFVAHSPVFRLFPIILAIFVSWMICAIVTAAGGFPDDPKNPNFLARTDARTIVLRESKWFRFPYPGQWGTPTVSAAGVFGMLAGVLASIIESIGDYYACSRLCGAPPPPKHAVNRGIGMEGIGCLITGLWGSGNGTTSYSTNIGALGMTKVGSLRVIQFAGMILVVMGVIGKIGALFTTVPGPIVGGVFMVMFGIVAAVGISTLQFVDLNSSRNLFIIGLSLMLGFALPWYLDKHPGAIATGSREVDQIITVLLKTNMAVAGILALFLDNAIPGTPEERGINRWRSIVTQEEDESGSLASIHIYDLPFGLNRLSKLRIARFLPFLPYYTAEENIHGEKGAVETNQLVVKGEA; from the exons ATGGACAAGTCTAATACACAACCTCAAAACAACTCTAATACACCGAGTCCGAGCAATGAAATACAGGCCGAGAAGCGAAGGAATGCTTTCGGTCTCACATATGCCGTGGATGAAAACCCGCCATGGTACGCGTGTATTGTTCTCGGTTTTCAG CATTACCTTACGATGTTGGGCGGAACTCTTACCATTCCATTCATCTTAAGTGGACCTATGTGCTTCTCCAACAACCCTCTAGTCGTCGCGGAGGTTCTCTCTACTATGTTTTTTGTCTCGGGCATCACCACTCTTTTGCAGACCACATTAGGCGTCAG GCTGCCAATCATCCAAGGAGGGTCATTCTCCTTCTTGTCGCCGACTTTTGCCATCTTGTCGCTCCCGCAGTTCAAGTGTCCAGCGGGTACAG TGACAGGTGAATCAAACATATCATCTAACGCAACAACGGTCGACAGCGGCGATTGGAGAATACGCATGCGCGAG ATCCAAGGTGCCATCATGATCTCCTCAATGTTCCAAATCTTCATCGGATTCTCAGGAATCGTGGGATTCCTGTTGCGCTTCATTGGACCAATCACAGTGGCACCTACGAtcactctgattggcttatcGCTATTCCATGTCGCCGCAGAGCATGCTG GCAATCATTGGGGAGTGGCTTTCAC GACGGTGGCGTTGATAACCATCTTCTCTCAGATGCTTACCAACATCGAGGTGCCCCTGCCGGGCTACAGGTTCAAGAAAGGCTTCTTCGTCGCACACTCTCCGGTATTCAGGCTTTTTCCG ATCATTCTAGCAATCTTTGTATCGTGGATGATTTGCGCTATCGTCACGGCTGCGGGAGGATTCCCAGATGACCCTAAGAACCCAAACTTTCTCGCGAGGACAGATGCGCGGACGATTGTTTTGCGAGAAAGTAAATGGTTCAGGTTCCCTTACCCAG GTCAATGGGGCACGCCCACTGTTAGTGCCGCAGGGGTGTTTGGGATGCTGGCTGGTGTCTTGGCATCAATCATCGAGTCCATAGGCGACTACTACGCATGCTCTAGATTATGCGGAGCACCTCCTCCCCCTAAGCATGCCGTCAATCGTGGGATCGGTATGGAGGGCATTGGATGCCTCATCACCGGACTGTGGGGGAGTGGTAACGGGACAACGTCATACAGCACGAATATCGGGGCCCTTGGTATGACAAAG GTTGGCAGTTTGCGTGTGATCCAGTTCGCAGGGATGATTCTAGTTGTCATGGGTGTGATCGGAAAAATAGGTGCTCTTTTCACCACCGTACCTGGTCCCATTGTAGGCGGGGTCTTTATGGTGATGTTCGGGATAGTGGCTGCGGTGGGGATCTCCACCTTGCAGTTCGTCGATTTAAATTCGTCACGCAATCTTTTCATCATCGGATTGTCGCTGATGCTTGGCTTCGCGTTGCCATGGTATTTGGATAAGCATCCGGGTGCCATAGCCACAG GTTCACGAGAGGTCGATCAGATCATCACTGTACTCTTGAAGACCAACATGGCGGTGGCAGGAATACTTGCACTCTTTCTGGACAATGCGATTCCAGGAACACCAGAAGAGCGAGGTATCAATAGATGGCGATCAATTGTTACCCAGGAAGAAGATGAGAGTGGATCTCTTGCTTCAATCCACATCTATGACCTACCGTTTGGACTGAACCGCCTGAGCAAACTGCGAATTGCGAGATTTCTTCCGTTCCTACCGTACTATACAGCAGAAGAGAACATCCATGGAGAGAAGGGGGCTGTAGAAACAAACCAACTAGTTGTTAAAGGGGAGGCGTGA